The Paraburkholderia agricolaris genome includes the window GGACTCAATCGTGCGATAGACGGCTTCCTCACCGGGCAGTGGGGGCACCATTTTCATGACCAGCGGGAGTTCGTCGAAGTACTTCTCCGGAATAACCCATTTAACTTCTCCCTTCCCGTCGGTAGTGGGAGGCGGAAAAGAAGGGGTGATCTTCCAGTCTTTGGTCTTCATCTTCCCGGTAAATTCGCTCAGCGGATAAACCATGACCTGGCTTAGTAAAGGCTGAATTGCGGCCTTGTCCTCTGGCGTATCGTCCTGGAAAATACGCGGGAATATGGCGACCAGGTTAGTCGGCGAGCGATGTACCGCGACAATTCCAGCCGGAACCTTGCCTTTCCAGTCCGGGCCCACCAGAAGATGCAATCCGGGTTTGGTGCCGTATTGCGTGCCAATTTGACCGAATGAATCCGTGCGTGCGTCGGAAAGCTGATAAGTGTAAAAGCGCTTGCCGAAATTCGGTACCTGAATGACAACCGGCGTTTTATCAAGCTCCATGAAACCCGCACCGTACACTGTGTCCTGGTTGGGGCATGTCACAAAGTTTTCGGCCGAGTCGATATAGTCCGTCAGCATGGAAACCTGGTTATGCGGCGAACCGGGAATCACGCCGCCAATCCGGCCTGGTTCCGGCAAGTCCTTGACAGCAAGTGAGCGGTTGTAGTTGTTCACCAGCGTCCAGCCCCAGAGATAGGCGAAGCGCCCCACTGTGGCGACGTACTCCTTTGTCATCACCGTGCCCGGTGGCGTACCCATGATTTCCGCTGCGGATTTTGCCGGCGAGCCTGGCTGCGCCTGCGCGGCCATGATGAACGTGGTCGAGACCGCGACACCCAGAATAACGTGCTTGAGATTCACGCCTACTCCTCGTCAAGAATGGTGAGTCATGCCTGAATACGCCAGCAGAGCATTAGGAAATGCTTGTGGCAACGTACTTGTCGAATTGAGCAAATTCGCAACAGGCGAAGCAATAGCGATCGATAAAATCGTGAATGCCAGAGCCGAGCCCGCTTATCACAAGACAATGAATTATTCAAACCCGAAAAAGCTTGAATCTGTTGCGCACTCCCAGTCAAAAATAGATGACTAGTCTTTGTTATTTGTCAAAATATCCGATTTGCATGCAATTCACGGGATATTCGTCTTGGCTGCGTTGCCACTCTATCAACATTTGCAGGTTCCATGTAAGCTTTACCGCACCCATTCAGACAGGGCCAATTAAATGATGAACACCATGAAAGCGCCGAAGTGGACTTTTCCCTGGATCGCAGCGGGTTTAATCGGATTAGGCCTGACGGCCTGTAGCTCGTCCGGTACGAACCCGTCAACTAGCGCGAGTGCGGCCGCGTCCGTTCCTTCCGACGAGCAGATCGTGTCGTCCTGGCATTACCTGTATGGGCGCTATCTGGTGCTGCAACAGGAGAACTACGACATCAACGTCGAGAAGGTTGGCTACAACAAGATCAAATACAACCCGCTGGGCTCCGCGCAGTTTGTGAATCCGAATCTCGACGTGGCCTACCTGGAAGCCTGGCTTGCAGCTGACAAGGATCACGCAGTTATCCTGAACGTTCCCAAAGTCACAGGGCGCTACTACACGGCCCAACTACTCGACGGATGGGGCGAGGTCATTACCAACATCAATGAGCGCACCTATCCGGATCACCCGTATGGCAAATTTGCCCTGGTGATCAAGGGCACCAATCCGCCGGTGCCGGATGGCGCGGTCAAGATCGAATTGCCTTCGGCCAAGGCGAAATTGCTGGCGCGCGTCGAGCTCAAGGGCTCACCGAAGGTTGCCGTGAAGTTGCAGCATCGCTTCACTGTCGATGCGTCGCCCGATACCCAGATCGATCCGCCCTTTCCCGTGCCGTCCTTCACGCCGGCCGCGCCCATTGGCGGTGAGATATTCGACCACGTAAGCGAAGCGCTGGCCACCTATCCGGATGCCATGCCGAAGGCGGCCGAATATCAGGCGGCGGCACTCAATGTCGCCAACTATGCGAAGAGCAGCGACGCTGCCCACAAGCGCGTCAACGACGTCGTCAAGGCCAAGGCCATTCCGGCTTTCCTCGCGAATGCCAAGGGTTTCGGCACACAAAGGGATGGCTGGTCGGTGACTTATGTGGCCGGCAATTTTGGCAATGACTATGTGGCGCGCGACATCGTCAACTACGGTGGTCTGTGGGCCAACGTGATCAGCGAGGCCATCTATTTTGTGGGGCTGAGCGACAGCGACAAGCAACCGCTCGATGGCAGCAAGACCTACGAGATCCGCTTCCCGAAGGGTGAAAAGCCAGATGGGCATGTCAAGGGATTCTGGTCGGTGACCTTGTACAGCGTGCCGGACTATCGCGTTGTGCCCAACGCGTTGCATCGCTACAACCTGAATAACGTGTCCCATCTGAGGGCAAATGCCGATGGCAGCACGAGCATCTGGCTGGCACCGGTTCGACCGAAAAACGTAGCTCAAAGCAACTGGTTGCCTACGCCGGAAGGCAAGGGCTTCTCGCTGAACTTCCGTACTTATGTTCCGAAGGACGAGGTTCAGCAAGGTGACTGGTTCCCGGCACCGATCAAGGCCGTGAATTAACCGTTATCGAAGATAGCGGCATCGAAGGTTCAGTCTGTCCGGGCTTGCTTCGGGCAGACTGAACTGGCTACCGTTCAACGCGTCCTGGCGCCAGTAAGCCCGTGTCTGCAGGCCGCTTCGGCTCCAATCATAGTAGTTCTGGTCTCAAAGCCGGTATCGCTGGCTCTCTCCCTGTCTGGCCGACCGTCAATTAATATCTTTTGCGACCTAATTGCGCCGCAAAAATATATTGGACGTCTTACCGGCCTTCTCGCACTATTCGTATATTCCCAGCTCACCCCGTGCGCGCTATCGCGAGCCACCGCTTGCGGGCTATCGGCATGTCGTCGCCGTTCTCAACGGTGCGTTAGCCGGGCTGGGCACAATTCTAATTTTGACGACCCCAATACCTGAGGATACAGATGCCTGACTATCGTTCACGAACCTCGACCCATGGCCGCAACATGGCCGGCGCCCGTGCCTTGTGGCGCGCCACCGGCATGAAGGACGGTGATTTCGGCAAGCCCATTATTGCGGTGGTGAACTCGTTCACCCAGTTCGTGCCGGGCCATGTCCACCTGCGTGACCTGGGCGCGCTGGTGGCGAGCGAAATCGAAGCGGCTGGCGGCGTGGCGAAAGAGTTCAACACCATCGCGGTGGACGACGGCATCGCCATGGGTCACGGCGGCATGCTGTATTCGCTGCCCTCGCGCGAACTGATCGCCGACTCGGTGGAATACATGGTCAACGCGCACTGCGCCGACGCCATGGTCTGCATCTCCAATTGTGACAAGATCACCCCGGGCATGCTGATGGCCGCCATGCGCCTGAACATCCCCGTCGTTTTTGTTTCCGGCGGCCCGATGGAAGCGGGCAAGGTCAAGTCGCCGACCGATGGCCAGGTGATCGCCAAGATCGACCTGATCGACGCGATGATCAAGGCGGGTGACTCCAGGGTCAGCGACGCGGAAGTGGCGGAAATCGAGCGCAACGCCTGCCCGACGTGCGGCTCCTGCTCGGGCATGTTCACGGCGAACTCGATGAACTGCCTGACCGAGGCAATTGGCCTTGCGCTGCCCGGCAACGGCACGATCGTCGCCACGCACGCATACCGCAAGAGCCTGTTCGAACAGGCGGGCCGTCTGGTCGTGGATCTGTGCCGCCGCTACTATCAGGAAGAAGACGCGTCGGTCCTGCCGCGCAGCATCGCCAACAAACAGGCATTCGAGAACGCCATGGCGCTCGACGTGGCCATGGGTGGTTCGACCAACACCGTGTTGCACCTGTTGGCAGCCGCGCAGGAAGGCGGCGTCGATTTCACGATGTCCGACATCGATCGCATTTCGCGCAAAGTACCGTGCCTGTGCAAAGTGGCGCCCGCCACCGACAAGTACCATATCGAAGACGTGCATCGTGCTGGCGGCATCCCCGGCATTCTCGGCGAACTGGCCCGCGCGGATCTGCTCGACCTCTCGTGCAGCAACGTGCATAGCGGCACGCTGGGCGACGCGATCGCCAATTGGGACATCGCCGGCGGTGCGGGTGAAGCCGCGCAGAAACTGTTCCGTGCGGCCCCGGGCGGGATTCCGACCACGGTCGCGTTCAGCCAGGAAGCCACGTTTGCATCGCTCGATACTGACCGCAAGACCGGCTGTATCCGCAGCAAGGAAAGCGCGTACTCGAAGGACGGCGGACTCGCGGTGCTGTACGGCAATCTTGCTGAGAAGGGCTGTATCGTCAAGACCGCGGGCGTCGACGAATCGCAATGGGTCTTCTCCGGGCGCGCGCGCGTTTTCGAGAGCCAGGACGACGCCGTCGAAGCCATTCTGGGCGACAAGGTCGTGGCGGGCGACGTGGTTGTGATCCGTTACGAAGGCCCCAAGGGCGGCCCCGGCATGCAGGAAATGCTGTACCCCACGTCGTATCTGAAATCCAAGGGCCTGGGCAAGACCTGTGCGTTGTTTACAGATGGCCGTTTCTCGGGCGGTTCGTCCGGGCTCGTGATCGGACATGCGTCGCCGGAAGCAGCCGAAGGCGGCACGATCGGTCTGGTGGAAGAGGGCGATGTGATCGAGATCGATATTCCGAACCGCAAGATGCACCTGGTGGTATCGGACGCTGACCTGGCGCGCCGTCGCGAAGCCATGGAGGCACGCGGCGACAAGGCCTGGCTGCCGGCGAATCGTGAGCGCGTGGTGTCGCAGGCGTTGCAGGCATATGCCGCACTGGCGACCTCGGCTGACCGTGGCGCGGTGCGGGATATCTCGCAACTCAAGCGCAAGTAAAGTGAAACGGCCCTGCCGCCGTGAGGCGGTCAGGGCCATTCTATGTCTTCGCGTTGTTGACGGATTGGGGCGCTCCCGCGTTCCAGGCACAGCCCAAAAAATGCAATCGTCGATCGAGGGTGCCGCATGATGCAGATTGAGACTGGAGACTTTGCCGTCAACGGGATCGAGTTACGCGTGGACATTGCCGGCAGCGGTATGCCGGTTCTGCTCTGCCACGGGTTCCCTGAATCGCGGCATTCCTGGCGCCATCAGGTGCCGGCGCTCGCCGAAGCGGGCTATCGTGTGATCGCACCCGATATGCGGGGTTACGGCGGCAGCAGCGCGCCGCAAGCGATCGAAGATTTCACGATCCTGCATCTGGTGGGCGACATGGTCGGCTTGCTCGATGCGCTCGGGCATCCGCAAGCGGTGATCGTGGGTCACGATTGGGGCGCACTGGTTGCATGGTCGGCAGCCATGTTGCGGCCCGATCGATTTATTGGTGTCGCGGGACTTTCTGTTCCGTTCGTCCCTCGCACCGCCTCTGCGCCCCTCGCGACTCTGCACCTCCGGGGGCGGGAGCGTTTCTACTGGCTCTGGTTCGAGCCACGGGGTCGCGCCGAAGCCGAACTTGACGCGGATCCGGCGGAAAGCCTTCGCCGCATGTACTGGGGCCTCTCCGGCGCCGCGCCCGATCCGCTCTGGAACGGTATGGTCTCCGAGAGCGGGTTTCTTGCGACCTTCCCGGCACCTGCCGGCTTGCCGGACTGGCTGACGCCCGAGGACCTCAGCCTGCAAACAGCGGCCTTCGCTCGTGGCTTTCGTGCGCCGCTCGACTGGTATCGCAATCTCGATCGGAACTGGGCGTTGCTCGGCGCGTTTGCCGGCGCGCGCATCACACAGCCGTCGATGTTTCTCGCGGGCGCACGGGACCCTGTGTCGAATTGGCCGCGCGACGCCGTTGCTGCCCATGCGCAGAACCTGCCGGGTCTCGTCTCCAGCACATTGCTTCCGGGCATCGGTCATTGGATACAGCAGGAGGCGCCGGAAGCGGTCACGGCGGCGCTCCTCGACTTCCTGCGGACAATCAAGGCCGCAGGCTAGCTGCCAGCGAAGGACGTTTGATCGACGCTCAGGCGAAGAGCTTCAGATGTTCGGCCAGTATGGTGCTGCCGATTCCGATCAGCACGACACCGCCTGCCATCTCCGCGCGCCTGCCCGCGACGTGGCCGATGACACGGCCGAGCATGACGCCGATCGTGACCATCGCCATGGTGGCGAGGCCGATCGCGGCGGCCGTCGAATAGATATTGACGTCGACAAAGGCGAGGCCCGCGCCGACCGCCATCGCATCGATGCTGGTGGCGAAGCCCGTCAATGCCAGCAGCCAGAACGAATGGGCCGCCGGTTTTTTCTCGTCGACATCTTTGGCCGCAAAGCCGTTCAGGATCATGCGGGCACCGAGCACGAACAGCAGCGTAAACGCGATCCAGTGATCCCACGCGGAAACATACTGAGCGGCTGCTTTGCCCAGAAACCATCCGATCAACGGAGTTAGCGCCTCGATGACGCCGAAGATGAGTCCCGTCCTCAGCGCTTCGCGCCAGTGTGGACGATTGAGCGTGGCGCCTTTGCCGATTGCGGCTGCAAAGGCATCGGTAGACATGGCGAAAGCAAGGAAGAGCGTTGCGACAGGATTCATGGAAGGAGAGGCTCAAGGTCGGGCGGAAAACCGCGACACACCGCCGCGCCCGACCGGTCGCGTGGTGTGTCGATGGTCTTGCCAACCAAATGGCTACCTGCACCACGGTCTGCGCGACCGAGAATGTTGACGCAGGCGCTTCTGGGTAGAAGCCGGCTACTCCCCAAAGACAGAGGCGAGCATATCACGGCAGAAAGGCTTTAGTAATAATCGCCGCAAGCTTTCGGTATGGCGACTTGCTTATGTGGCACACGGCACGATAGAATCGCGCCTGCTCATTGGGGAGTAGCCGCCTCGAACGCGATGTTCGGGGGCGCATGTCAACATACTTGGCGAGTCGTAAGACCCGCTATGGCGTGCGCAGCTAAATGCCTGGCAAGACCGATGACACGCATTCCGACCTAACCGGGTCGCCGGAATGCGCGTCATCGCGTGCTTTCAGCGCGGCCCGGGTACAACAACCCCATGCAATCCTTCCTCGTCTCGACCAGTGTGGTCGGCCTCGCTGAAATCGGCGACAAGACTCAACTGCTATCCCTGGTACTGGCTGCGCGCTATCGCAAGCCGATCCCCATCGTCCTCGGCGTGCTTGCTGCAACGCTCATCAACCATGCGGCATCCGGCGCGCTGGGGGCATGGCTTGCGAGCATTCTGAGTCCGGGGATCCTGAACTGGGCGGTGGTCGCGTCGTTTGCTGTCATGGCGGTGTGGATTCTCGTTCCGGACAAGCTGGACGACGCCGACGCGGTATTGACCAAGAATTCGATGGGCGTGTTCGGCACAACGGCCGTGACGTTCTTTCTGGCCGAAATGGGCGACAAGACTCAAATCGTGACCATCGCGCTCGCTGCGCGCTTTCACGAGTTCTTCGGGGTTGTCGCGGGAACGACGCTGGGCATGATGCTGGCGAATGTGCCGGTCATCTATCTTGGACACAAGTTCGCCGACCGCTTGCCGACGAAGGCCGTTCACATTCTTGCCGCCATCATCTTTGTCGTACTCGGTGGGCTTGCTTTGAGAACGGCGCTCTATCCGACGGCACATCCGCTGTTCTGATTCGCCTTATGTGCGGCCCGGCTTCGATCGTCGCGCGCGTCCGTGCGACTGCGCTTGAGTGCCGGGTTGCGTATCCAGCGTGCTGAGAAGATGATGGCGCCCCTCGTCGAGAATTTCATCCGCGAGCGCCGGGTCAGTGTCAGCGACAGCACGCGAAAGCAGTAGCGTACCGACCATCTGGCTAAACACAGCGATCGCCTTCCTGCGACTGCCTTCGCTCACGCCCTCTCTCTCTTCGATCACCTTGGCGAACAGTTCGAGGTTCGCTGCGAGCCCTTCCGCGTAAGAGCCGCGCGCCCCGTCGCCGAACCGGCGGGCGTCGCCCACGAAACCCGATAACGGGCACCCCGCTTCGATGTTTTCGCGATGCTCGGCGGACAAATACCACTCGATGTTTTGCTTTACCGGGTCGGCGTCAGTCGATCTGGAGCTTGCGAACTGGGTGGCAAAAACCTCTCCCCCTTCCTCCATCGCCTTTTCCATCACGGCGGCGACCAGTGCGTCTTTTGATTTGAAGTGGTTGTAGAAACCGCCCTGCGTGAAGCCCGCCGCCTTCATCAACTCGGCGAGCCCGACCGCATCGACGCCGCGCTCGCGAAACAGCTTCTCGGCGGCGGCCACGATCGCGTGCCGGTTTTCAACCGCCTGTTGCCTGGAAACACCCACTCTCCCTCCCTTCGGCCGACCACGGCCCAATCAGACTCATCGAAAAATACAATGTCGATCACCATTGACATTGCTGAGGCGGACGACCACAATCCATCGCAATGACAATGTCATTCACCATTGTCTTAAGTATAGCCTTCTTTGCCGGAACGTCCAGGCAGATGAGGCACAAGGGCTATCCGACGCCTCAGCGCGTCGTCAACTGAATCGTTAAAGAGGGACCCAAGATGGCGAAGACAACCCCTGAACAGAACAAGGCGGTCGCGTTGGAAGCATTCGACACCCTGTTCAACAAGCGCGATTACGCCGCGGCCGAGCGCTTATGGACCGACCATTACATCCAGCATAGCGCCCATATCGCACCGGGACGCGACGGCCTGTTCAATCTGGTGCGCGCATTGCCGGACACCGCGCGCTATGAGAACCATCTGATGGTGGCCGAGGGCGACTACGTGGTCGCGCATGGACGCTTCTCGGGGATCGGCCGTCCCGCCGCATGGATTGCGGCCGACGTTATCCGCTTTGAAGACGGCAAGCTTGCCGAGCATTGGGATGTTCTGCAGGACGAAGCGACTCAGGCCGAATCCGCGAGCGGCCTGCCGATGTTTGGCGAACGGTTCCCTGCCTGAACGCATCAGCCTTACCTACCGCGACTTCAACTTCAACTGCAATTGCAACATCACAGGAAACGATCATGAAACTCACTGGAAACACGATCTTCATCACGGGCGGCGGTTCGGGCATTGGCCGTGGATTGGCCGAGGCGCTCCATAAGCGCGGCAACAAGGTCATCATCAGCGGCCGCCGGCGCAGCCATCTCGACGAGGTGGTGGCGGCGAATCCCGGCATGGCAGCAATCGAACTCGACATTACCGACCCGGCGAGCATCGAGAAGGTAGCGGCGCAACTGATCGCGGACTATCCCGACCTCAACGTGCTGATCAACAATGCCGGGATCATGCAACCGGACCAGGCGGCCGGTCATATCGACGACGCGTTGCTGGTGTCCACCGTCACGACCAACCTCATGGGACCGATCCGCATGACATCAGCGCTGATCGACCATCTCAAGAGCAGAAACGATGCTGTCGTCGCCTATACCAGTTCGGTCCTGGCTTTCGTGCCGCTGGCGGTGACGGCAGTGTATTCGTCGACCAAGGCGGCACTGCATTCATACATTCTTTCGCAGCGTTTCATGCTAAGGAATACGAAGGTTAGGGTGCTTGAAATCGCCCCGCCATGGGTGCGCACAGACCTCATGAACAGCCGCGAAGCCGAACAGGCAATGCCGCTCGAACCCTTCATCGACGAAACGATCGCTGTGCTCGGAACGGATGTGGATGAGGTGCTGGTTGAAGGTGCGAAGCAGTTTCGTGGAAATCCGGGGCCTGGCGAGCATGCATTCGTGAACGGCCTGAATGCGCAGATGGTGGAAGTGTTCGGTGGGTGAAAGTTTGCTTGCCGGATAGATGACGGGGCGTGGCTGCGGTTTCGCTTGCCGCGTCCCATTCATCACGGTATTATTTTTGTATGAACAGATTCCACCTCGCGTCGATTATTACCGCCGTTACCCTATCGGCGGAATAGCTCTCGACCTGAAAGTTCGCAAGCAACCCGCCCAGAAGGCGGGTTTTTGCTTTCTGGGCTCCTACCAGAGGACCTGGAAATCATGAGCAAGAATCGGAGTAGTTCAGGCGAAGCAGCCGTGCTTCATATGGTCTGCGGCAAAATCGCATCAGGAAAATCAACGCTGACGCACCATCTGGCGCGCACGGAGAATGCCGTGATCATCAGCGAGGATAGTTGGATGGCGCATCTCTATCCAGGAGAAGTCCACACGCTGGAGGACTACGTACGTTGCTCGGGACGCATCAGGCGGGCGCTCTCCGGGCACGTTCAGACACTGCTGTCGGCGGGGATGTCCGTGATCCTCGATTTTCCCTTCAACACCATCAATAGCCGGGCATGGGGGCGCGAGCTATTCAGTGGCGCCAGTGTGGCACACCGGCTTCATTACCTCGACGTCAGTGATGAGATCTGCAAGGCTCGGCTGAAGGCCCGGAACGCAGCGGGAGAGCATCCGTTCGAAACGACCGACGCTGAGTTCGACCAGATAACCCGGTACTTTGTCCCGCCTTCGCCAGACGAAGGGTTTCAGATCGTGCTGCACGCTGCCGCGCCGTAAGCCGCGCTCGATCACTTCGAGCGAGCGAGAGAGCGGGCTTCGGGGCAGGCTGCGAGCAGAAGAGCACAGCTCACGCAACGATCGTACTCAGGTCGTATTCTCTCGCTTCGAGTGCGGCAAGCAGAGGGTTCGGATGGGGCACCCGCTCGCGTCCTGCCGCATGGGGCACAAGGCTTCGGATGAAATTCAAAAGTTTCGTCGTCGAGGCCCCAAGCGGTGCGGCTTTACGTATCTCAACGGCTTGAGCCGCGACCATGAGTTCCATCGCAAGGAGCGACTTGCAGAGTTCCATCGTTTCGCGAGCGCGGCGCGCTGCGACAGTAGCCATGCTGGCGCGATCGAGGTTGCCGTTCGAATGGCTGGAGCTAGCCAGTTCGGTGACCACCGGTGCGGCGAGCAGGCGCGCTTCTGATGCCAATGACTTGTGAAACTGCGCCAGTCCGTTGAATCCGGGTAAGCCAACGCTGTCTTCCTCGATCAAGCCCGTGGGGAGTCCGGACCAGAATGAATCCGTTAATTTCGCAACGCGCTCCGTGGAGCTGGTGACGACGGGCGACAAGGCGAGCCTGACGGTATCGAGCGCCATCGACAGTGACAGCATGTCGAAGTTGGCGACCGACACTAGCGTATCGTCCTCGATCGAAACGATAGGGTTGTTCTGACTGGCATTCAGTTCGATGGAGATCTGTTGCTCGGCGAATGCGAAGCTATCGAACGCATTTCCAAATGTAATCGGCAGCGAACGAAAACAGAGCGGGTCTTGCAGGTGACGGGGACCGCCGCTTTCCAGAATGTAGCTGCCGTCAAGCTGTGCACGGATCAGCCCGGCGGCGATCCGCAATCCTTCGAATGGCCGCGAACGGATCGCAGCGGGCGAAAGAATCGACGGGTTGGCCGCGAAACCTTCCATACTCAACGCCGAGGCGATCGTCCATGAGTTCAGCAGGCGCCGCAGATCGTCGATGGCCAGAGCGGCTGTGCCAAGCGAGAGCGCGCTGGAATTGAGAAGCGCCAGCGCTTCGCCGGAAGTCAACGTGATGTCGGCGTAAAGCGCCAAAGCCAGATCGGCCACCGGCGACATGTCGCTCTGGCCTATCGACCCCCACAGGTGTACGCGAAACATTCGGCGGCTATTGAGCGCCTCGACCAGCATTGTGGCTAGCACCGGCCGAACACCGAGTCGACCCGAGGCCATGGAGTTCACGAGAATGACCATCATCGCGCGCACAATCTCGTCTGGCGCCGTGGGGCCGTGGCCGAAGTTGTGGGTCTGCAAAAGCCGGCGGTTGAACTCCTCGATACTTGCGGGTTCGAGCGGAACGCCTGTCTTGGCGCCCACGCTGGTTGTCACGCCGTAAATCCGATCGCCGCGGCTGACCGCCTGCTCCACGACGCGCCGGGCGGCGTGCATGCGTTCCACGGCTTCCGGAGCAAGCGCGACAGGTGCGTCGAACCGTGCAATCTCGACCACTTGCCGCGCCGTTAAGGTTTGACCATCAATGGTCACCGTTTTGCTCATTTAAAACTGCCTCCGGTGTGTAGGGATCTGATGCACCCGTTCGTCCAGCCGTGATCATCCACGCGAAAGAATTGAGCCTCGTCAGATCAATTTGCCTTCCGTACAGATTGGCAGGCTTGCGGAACGAGATCAACGTCTTTCTCGGAAAACTCGCGATCGTCACGATCCGTTAGAGCCGTACTTATGTCGGATTCCTTATAGAACAGCAATGAAACCGCGCCGAGGATCAGAAACCCAACCAGATAGTGAGCCGGCATCAGCTTGTCGCCGGTTTTCGCGACGAGCCACGTCAGCAGAAACGGGGTGAACCCACCCAGCAATGAAGCCGCCAGGTTATAGGTAATCGACAGGCCGGTCGAGCGCATGTGCGTTGGGAACAGTTCTGCAAGGGTTGCCGAGACGGGACCCAATGTGGCCGCCATGAGCAACGCGAATACCAGTTCCATGATGAGTAGCGACGTGGTTGTCGGATACATGT containing:
- a CDS encoding DUF1254 domain-containing protein, which produces MAAQAQPGSPAKSAAEIMGTPPGTVMTKEYVATVGRFAYLWGWTLVNNYNRSLAVKDLPEPGRIGGVIPGSPHNQVSMLTDYIDSAENFVTCPNQDTVYGAGFMELDKTPVVIQVPNFGKRFYTYQLSDARTDSFGQIGTQYGTKPGLHLLVGPDWKGKVPAGIVAVHRSPTNLVAIFPRIFQDDTPEDKAAIQPLLSQVMVYPLSEFTGKMKTKDWKITPSFPPPTTDGKGEVKWVIPEKYFDELPLVMKMVPPLPGEEAVYRTIESVLDAAAKDPQIKATLTETAVAAEADLISPLFEFRNNGRPVGNGWTSPPNGARWGTDYLSRTASAKSNMYDNAPQETRYIYTDFDSTGQRLNGANRYTVTFAKGQTPPVNGFWSLTVYNKEHLFEANKLNRFSLGTKSKSLKYNADGSLTLYFQSDSPGEDKESNWVPAPKDVFSLYIRAYWPQAAITDGSWTPPPVARVN
- a CDS encoding DUF1214 domain-containing protein; its protein translation is MSSWHYLYGRYLVLQQENYDINVEKVGYNKIKYNPLGSAQFVNPNLDVAYLEAWLAADKDHAVILNVPKVTGRYYTAQLLDGWGEVITNINERTYPDHPYGKFALVIKGTNPPVPDGAVKIELPSAKAKLLARVELKGSPKVAVKLQHRFTVDASPDTQIDPPFPVPSFTPAAPIGGEIFDHVSEALATYPDAMPKAAEYQAAALNVANYAKSSDAAHKRVNDVVKAKAIPAFLANAKGFGTQRDGWSVTYVAGNFGNDYVARDIVNYGGLWANVISEAIYFVGLSDSDKQPLDGSKTYEIRFPKGEKPDGHVKGFWSVTLYSVPDYRVVPNALHRYNLNNVSHLRANADGSTSIWLAPVRPKNVAQSNWLPTPEGKGFSLNFRTYVPKDEVQQGDWFPAPIKAVN
- the ilvD gene encoding dihydroxy-acid dehydratase, which codes for MPDYRSRTSTHGRNMAGARALWRATGMKDGDFGKPIIAVVNSFTQFVPGHVHLRDLGALVASEIEAAGGVAKEFNTIAVDDGIAMGHGGMLYSLPSRELIADSVEYMVNAHCADAMVCISNCDKITPGMLMAAMRLNIPVVFVSGGPMEAGKVKSPTDGQVIAKIDLIDAMIKAGDSRVSDAEVAEIERNACPTCGSCSGMFTANSMNCLTEAIGLALPGNGTIVATHAYRKSLFEQAGRLVVDLCRRYYQEEDASVLPRSIANKQAFENAMALDVAMGGSTNTVLHLLAAAQEGGVDFTMSDIDRISRKVPCLCKVAPATDKYHIEDVHRAGGIPGILGELARADLLDLSCSNVHSGTLGDAIANWDIAGGAGEAAQKLFRAAPGGIPTTVAFSQEATFASLDTDRKTGCIRSKESAYSKDGGLAVLYGNLAEKGCIVKTAGVDESQWVFSGRARVFESQDDAVEAILGDKVVAGDVVVIRYEGPKGGPGMQEMLYPTSYLKSKGLGKTCALFTDGRFSGGSSGLVIGHASPEAAEGGTIGLVEEGDVIEIDIPNRKMHLVVSDADLARRREAMEARGDKAWLPANRERVVSQALQAYAALATSADRGAVRDISQLKRK
- a CDS encoding alpha/beta fold hydrolase, producing MMQIETGDFAVNGIELRVDIAGSGMPVLLCHGFPESRHSWRHQVPALAEAGYRVIAPDMRGYGGSSAPQAIEDFTILHLVGDMVGLLDALGHPQAVIVGHDWGALVAWSAAMLRPDRFIGVAGLSVPFVPRTASAPLATLHLRGRERFYWLWFEPRGRAEAELDADPAESLRRMYWGLSGAAPDPLWNGMVSESGFLATFPAPAGLPDWLTPEDLSLQTAAFARGFRAPLDWYRNLDRNWALLGAFAGARITQPSMFLAGARDPVSNWPRDAVAAHAQNLPGLVSSTLLPGIGHWIQQEAPEAVTAALLDFLRTIKAAG
- the mntP gene encoding manganese efflux pump MntP, with amino-acid sequence MNPVATLFLAFAMSTDAFAAAIGKGATLNRPHWREALRTGLIFGVIEALTPLIGWFLGKAAAQYVSAWDHWIAFTLLFVLGARMILNGFAAKDVDEKKPAAHSFWLLALTGFATSIDAMAVGAGLAFVDVNIYSTAAAIGLATMAMVTIGVMLGRVIGHVAGRRAEMAGGVVLIGIGSTILAEHLKLFA
- a CDS encoding TMEM165/GDT1 family protein, with the protein product MQSFLVSTSVVGLAEIGDKTQLLSLVLAARYRKPIPIVLGVLAATLINHAASGALGAWLASILSPGILNWAVVASFAVMAVWILVPDKLDDADAVLTKNSMGVFGTTAVTFFLAEMGDKTQIVTIALAARFHEFFGVVAGTTLGMMLANVPVIYLGHKFADRLPTKAVHILAAIIFVVLGGLALRTALYPTAHPLF
- a CDS encoding TetR/AcrR family transcriptional regulator, with the protein product MGVSRQQAVENRHAIVAAAEKLFRERGVDAVGLAELMKAAGFTQGGFYNHFKSKDALVAAVMEKAMEEGGEVFATQFASSRSTDADPVKQNIEWYLSAEHRENIEAGCPLSGFVGDARRFGDGARGSYAEGLAANLELFAKVIEEREGVSEGSRRKAIAVFSQMVGTLLLSRAVADTDPALADEILDEGRHHLLSTLDTQPGTQAQSHGRARRSKPGRT
- a CDS encoding nuclear transport factor 2 family protein: MAKTTPEQNKAVALEAFDTLFNKRDYAAAERLWTDHYIQHSAHIAPGRDGLFNLVRALPDTARYENHLMVAEGDYVVAHGRFSGIGRPAAWIAADVIRFEDGKLAEHWDVLQDEATQAESASGLPMFGERFPA
- a CDS encoding SDR family oxidoreductase, with product MKLTGNTIFITGGGSGIGRGLAEALHKRGNKVIISGRRRSHLDEVVAANPGMAAIELDITDPASIEKVAAQLIADYPDLNVLINNAGIMQPDQAAGHIDDALLVSTVTTNLMGPIRMTSALIDHLKSRNDAVVAYTSSVLAFVPLAVTAVYSSTKAALHSYILSQRFMLRNTKVRVLEIAPPWVRTDLMNSREAEQAMPLEPFIDETIAVLGTDVDEVLVEGAKQFRGNPGPGEHAFVNGLNAQMVEVFGG
- a CDS encoding AAA family ATPase, producing the protein MSKNRSSSGEAAVLHMVCGKIASGKSTLTHHLARTENAVIISEDSWMAHLYPGEVHTLEDYVRCSGRIRRALSGHVQTLLSAGMSVILDFPFNTINSRAWGRELFSGASVAHRLHYLDVSDEICKARLKARNAAGEHPFETTDAEFDQITRYFVPPSPDEGFQIVLHAAAP